GCTGTCGGCTTTGCCCGATATCCTCAAAAAGACGCATTTTTGCATCGAGTTGGGACGTTATCTGGTCGGCGAAGCGGGGGTCTATCTGTGCCGGGTGGTCGACCGCAAGGTCAGCCATGGTGAAGTCTTCCTCGTGACCGATGGTGGGTTGCACCATCAATTGGCCGCTTCTGGAAATTTCGGCACGGTCATCCGCCGCAACTATCCGGTGGCCATTGCCACGCGCATTGATGCGTCTGCCGATGAAGTCCAATCGGTGGTCGGGTGCCTGTGCACCCCGCTTGACCGCCTATCCGATAGTGCGCTGCTGCCGCGCGCTGAGGTTGGCGATCTGGTCGCGATATTCTGTGCCGGGGCCTATGGTGCAAGCGCGAGCCCGGCCAATTTCCTAGGCCAGGGGGCTGCGCTGGAAATGCTGGTTTAATTCAGCCGACCTTGGTTTCCGCACCCAAGATCAACGGGTCGGTGCGGCTTATATCGATGGTGGCTTTGCCGATATTGGGAACATTGCTGCCGCGATGCTTGAACTTACCTTCGACCATGCCGCCGGGGGCGATGGTAAGGCTCTGATAAACGACATCACCCGAAATGCGCGCACTTGCCTCGATCACCAGATCGCCTGCCTCGATCGAACCATCGACTTTGCCAGAAAGACGGGCGGTTTCAGCGACAACCTTGCCGCTGATCACGCTGCCTTCGCCCTGGACGAGCGAACCGCAGGTGACGTCGCCGTTGATCTTGCCGTCGATATGGAGATCGACCTTAGCTGAGAGATTACCGGTGATTTCAACATCTGATGCGATCACCGAAAAAGTATGTCCGCCCCCGCGCATATTGTTACGCCCCTGCGTCGCTGCGACCGGCAGCGCGGTTTCCGGCGACGGCTTGGATTTCGAGAACATCGGGATTGGCCTCCAGGAATTTGAGCGGGTTGATAGCTGACCCGTTGATACGCACTTCAAAGTGCAAATGCGAGCCGGTTGAACGGCCGGTCGAACCCATGCGTCCGATCTGAACGCCGCGTTTTACATCCTGCCCCAGCGTAGCGGTAAAGCCGCTCATATGGGCATAGCGTGTGACAAGGCCGTTGGGATGGGTGATTTCGATGCAATTGCCATAGCCACCCTGCCATCCGGCAAAGGTGATCTTGCCATCTGCTGCCGCAAGGATCGGGGTGCCGATGGGGCCCTTGAAATCAAGGCCAGCATGCATTGCTGCACCGCCAGTGAAGGGATCGGAACGATAGCCGAAACGGCTCGACATCAAGCCGACAGCTGCAGGCATGCTGGTGGGGATGCCGGCGAGCGCCATTTCCAACGCTTCCATCCGCTCGAGCGCAGTCAGCATGCGGGTGAAGCGCGGGTCACGGACCTGCTTCTGCTTCTTGCCGAAAAAGGGAATGAAGGGGCCGCCCATACCTTGCTTGGCTTCGCGCGCCAGCTGGTCGGGGTTCAGGCCGAATTCGCGGATCGCACCTTCGGCTTTTTGCGAGCGGGCTATGGCGATTTGCGTCATCCGCTCGGCAAAGGCGATCTGGCGGGCTTCAAGCTGAGCGAGTTGTGCAGCCTCGGGAACAGCAAGGCCGATCTTTTTCGCTGTTTCGGCAGCTTCGCCAGTTGCGGGTGCTACGGCTTCGGCAGCGGGCATGTCACCGAAATGTTCTTCAAAAGCGCCTTCCATGACCTTCTGGCGCGCTTCGAGGTCGCTGGCGACCGCTTCCATATCGTCGCGATACTTGGCGACGCGCTCTTCGGCGGTCTCGATCTTTTCCTGCTTGGCAGAAAGCATCATGCGTTCTGCCGACACGCTCACCTGATTGATCATCATGCCCAAGGTGACGACCAACCACAGGCCAACGACAGCCACAATCGTTCCCGCGACCCGGCGCTGCAATTTTGCACTAATCTTGATGAACCGGACATGCCCGTTCGACCGCATGAAAAACTCACGATCAACGAACCATCCGGCCAACCGGTTTTTCCAACCGGCGAACTTGGCCATTTGCGACACGACCCACCCCGTTTTTATTTAGTGACGGGCGCTTAGCAGAGCGATTTGCCGCTGACGAATCGCTTTATTGTGACTCGTGCCGAGTCGGTGGAGTCGTGCGGTGAGTTGTGAGTTTTTACATGAAATCGGATTCTGGCCTATGCTGAGCACCCGGCAAGCATTCGCCAGATACGAACAAAAAGATAAATTTTACAGATACATATTACGAATCAACGCGGGACGCGTAAAATTCCGCCGGAAATGCAGGATTCTGCGGCTTTCGCTTCGCTGTCGGGCGCTCTAGGAAGCAAAACGATGAGTGAAGATGCCACCCAGATTGTCGCCGCAATGACGGCCAAAGCCCGTGCCGCCGCGCGCATAGTTGCGCGTGCCAGCGATGCGAAGAAAGCCGACGCGTTGTTGGCTGCGGCCAAAGCCTTGCGTGCCGCTGCACCGACGATTTTGAACGCCAATGCGGTCGACATGGAGGCTGGTGCGGCGAATGGCCTGTCGGCGGCGATGCTCGACCGACTGAAACTCGACGACAGCCGGATAGAGGGCATTACCTCGGCAGTTGAGCAGGTTGCACATTTGGCCGATCCAGTCGGACAGGTGATTGACCGCAGCGAACGGCCCAATGGCCTCGTCATGGAACGCGTCCGCGTGCCCGTCGGCGTGCTGGCGATCATTTATGAAAGCCGCCCCAATGTGACGGCCGACGCGGCGGCCCTTGGCTTGCGTTCGGGCAATGCGGTGATCCTGCGCGGTGGCAGCGAAGCGGTGCACAGCAACCGCGCGATCCATGCTGCGATGGTCGAAGGCATTGTCAAAGCGGGTCTTCCCGCCGATGCGGTGCAGCTGGTCCCGACACAGGATCGCGCAGCTGTCGGCGCCCTTTTGAAAGCGCAGGGCCAGATCGATATGGTCATCCCGCGCGGCGGCAAGTCGCTGGTGGCACGCGTGCAGGATGAGGCGCGCGTTCCTGTGCTGGCGCATCTCGATGGCATCTGCCATACCTATATCCATGCCAAAGCCGACCCTGCGATGGCAGAGGCGATAGCGGTCAACGCGAAGATGCGCCGCACCGGCATTTGCGGGTCAACCGAAACGCTGCTGATTGATCAGGATTATCCCGAACCTGCGCGGCTGATTGGTGCTTTGCTCGACGCCGGTTGCGAAGTCCGCGCTGACGACATGCTCATGGAACTTGACGCACGTACGGTGCCGGCTGAGGAAGCGGATTGGGGTACTGAATATCTTGATGCGGTTGTGTCTGCAAAGATGGTGTCGGGCGTTGACGAAGCGATCGAACATATTGCCCGCTATGGATCGCAGCACACCGAAAGCATCATCACCAATGACGATACCGCTGCCGCAGATTTCCTGTCGGGCGTCGACAGCGCGATCGTGATGCACAATGCCTCGACGCAATATGCCGATGGCGGCGAATTCGGTCTCGGTGCCGAAATCGGTATAGCCACCGGCCGCCTGCACGCCCGCGGTCCAGTCGCGCTCGAAGGGCTGACCACCTACAAATGGCTGGTCCACGGCTCGGGGCAGACGCGACCATAAATGCTGACGGGCCTTCTCGGCGGATCGTTCAACCCGGCGCATGGCGGGCATCGGTCGATCAGTCTGTTTGCGCTCGACGCGCTCGATCTCGATGAAATCTGGTGGCTGGTCTCACCGGGAAACCCGCTGAAGGCCAATGCGAAAGACATGGCCTCGCACAAGGCGCGGCTTGCTTCGGCAAAAAAAATGGCGCGCCGAGCGCCCATCCGGGCGACCGCGATCGAGGCACAAATGGGCACGCGCTACTCGATCGATACGTTGCGCAAACTGGTACGCCGCTACCCCAATCGCCGCTTCATCTGGATCATGGGGGCGGACAATGTGGCAAATTTCACACGCTGGCGGCGCTGGCGCGATATTGCCCGTTTAATGCCGATTGCGGTTATCGCGCGTCCGGGCTATGACAGTCATGCTGTTGCGGGTCCCGCAATGGCCTGGCTCAGGCGGTACGTCCGGCGTCCGGACCAGCGGCTTTACTGGACGATGTGGAGCACACCGGCGCTTGTATTTCTGCGCTTTCGCCCCGATCCACGCTCGGCCACGGCGGTTCGCCAAGCCAATCCATATTGGTATCGTGATTTTGACGACAGGCGCGTCATCGACGGCGTTACCCACAAAGTTTTGTATTAAGGAGCAATTTTGATCGAACTCGCTACAGTCCCAAGGGGTAAGGCCTCCTCCAGAAATGGACCTGTCCTGCAGCCTGACGAACTGCACAAACTCATCCTCCAATCGCTCGACGACGATCAGGCGCAAGAGGTCGTTTCCATCCCGCTTCAAGGCAAGAGCAGCATCGCCGACTATATGGTCGTGGCGTCCGGCCGTTCGAGTCGTCAAGTTGCATCGATGGCGCAGAAACTGGTCGAGCGCATCAAGCAGGCCGGACGGCATGCCCGTGTCGAAGGCTTGCCGACCGCCGATTGGGTACTGATCGATGCCGAGGATGTGGTCGTGCACCTGTTCCGGCCCGAAGTGCGCAGTTTCTACAATCTGGAACGGATGTGGGGCTTCGGCGACGCGCCCGAGGTTGCGAACGCCTGATTAAATAGGGACAGTCCCTATTTATGGAGAATGGACCGCCATGCGGCTGCACATTATCGCGCGCGGCAAGATCGGACGCTCCCCCGAAAGCGAGCTTGTCGACCGCTATCTGAAGCGCCTGACATGGCCGTACAGGTTGACTGAACTGCCTGATCGCGGCGGAAATATGCCGC
The nucleotide sequence above comes from Sphingorhabdus pulchriflava. Encoded proteins:
- a CDS encoding nicotinate-nucleotide adenylyltransferase, with translation MLTGLLGGSFNPAHGGHRSISLFALDALDLDEIWWLVSPGNPLKANAKDMASHKARLASAKKMARRAPIRATAIEAQMGTRYSIDTLRKLVRRYPNRRFIWIMGADNVANFTRWRRWRDIARLMPIAVIARPGYDSHAVAGPAMAWLRRYVRRPDQRLYWTMWSTPALVFLRFRPDPRSATAVRQANPYWYRDFDDRRVIDGVTHKVLY
- the rsfS gene encoding ribosome silencing factor; the encoded protein is MQPDELHKLILQSLDDDQAQEVVSIPLQGKSSIADYMVVASGRSSRQVASMAQKLVERIKQAGRHARVEGLPTADWVLIDAEDVVVHLFRPEVRSFYNLERMWGFGDAPEVANA
- a CDS encoding glutamate-5-semialdehyde dehydrogenase, translated to MSEDATQIVAAMTAKARAAARIVARASDAKKADALLAAAKALRAAAPTILNANAVDMEAGAANGLSAAMLDRLKLDDSRIEGITSAVEQVAHLADPVGQVIDRSERPNGLVMERVRVPVGVLAIIYESRPNVTADAAALGLRSGNAVILRGGSEAVHSNRAIHAAMVEGIVKAGLPADAVQLVPTQDRAAVGALLKAQGQIDMVIPRGGKSLVARVQDEARVPVLAHLDGICHTYIHAKADPAMAEAIAVNAKMRRTGICGSTETLLIDQDYPEPARLIGALLDAGCEVRADDMLMELDARTVPAEEADWGTEYLDAVVSAKMVSGVDEAIEHIARYGSQHTESIITNDDTAAADFLSGVDSAIVMHNASTQYADGGEFGLGAEIGIATGRLHARGPVALEGLTTYKWLVHGSGQTRP
- a CDS encoding bactofilin family protein, whose product is MFSKSKPSPETALPVAATQGRNNMRGGGHTFSVIASDVEITGNLSAKVDLHIDGKINGDVTCGSLVQGEGSVISGKVVAETARLSGKVDGSIEAGDLVIEASARISGDVVYQSLTIAPGGMVEGKFKHRGSNVPNIGKATIDISRTDPLILGAETKVG
- a CDS encoding M23 family metallopeptidase — protein: MAKFAGWKNRLAGWFVDREFFMRSNGHVRFIKISAKLQRRVAGTIVAVVGLWLVVTLGMMINQVSVSAERMMLSAKQEKIETAEERVAKYRDDMEAVASDLEARQKVMEGAFEEHFGDMPAAEAVAPATGEAAETAKKIGLAVPEAAQLAQLEARQIAFAERMTQIAIARSQKAEGAIREFGLNPDQLAREAKQGMGGPFIPFFGKKQKQVRDPRFTRMLTALERMEALEMALAGIPTSMPAAVGLMSSRFGYRSDPFTGGAAMHAGLDFKGPIGTPILAAADGKITFAGWQGGYGNCIEITHPNGLVTRYAHMSGFTATLGQDVKRGVQIGRMGSTGRSTGSHLHFEVRINGSAINPLKFLEANPDVLEIQAVAGNRAAGRSDAGA